TTCACCTGGATCTTCCCCGTCTTCGTGGGGACGACCAGGACGGCCACAGCGCTCGAAGGGACGCCCTCCCGGGGCAGGAAATCCACGGCGTACCAGCTCTCGGGGTCGAGCTTCCGGACCGAGTACCGGTTCTCCAGCGCCACCTGGTGCGCGAAGCGGCGAGACTCCAGCTTGAGGTGCTGCACGGCCTTGGTGGCGTTGTCGCGCACGTGGAGGGTGAGGTTCCGGTCCACGTTCTTCTCGGAGGTGATGCCCACGAGGACGAAGGCGTGCAGCTTCCGGGCCTTCGGGAGCGCATGCGGCCGAGGCGTGGCCATGAAGAGCCGCTCCGCGTCGGGGATGCCCTCGCCCTCCAGGAACACGAAGACCTGGACCGAGCGGGCCGAGAACAGGCTCATGCCCTGCCGGAGATCCTGCTCCGAGATGGGCGCGTCTCCCGTATAGGAGCCGGACATCCAGACGGTGTAGCTCTGCGCCGGATCCAGGGCCTGCTGGAGCGAGCGAGACGTCGTGCTGAAGGAGTGCCACTTCTCCTCCAGCGTGAAGCGAGCGGGCACCTGCTCCGTGCCAAAGCGCGTGGCAAAGGACTCCCCCACGAGAGACGCCGACTGTGCCACAGCAGCAGCCACCGGGGTGACAGGAGCCGAGGCCGGCTCTGGAGCCGGAACCGGGGGTGGCGGAATGGGCTCCAACGTCACATCGAGCCGAGTGGCCAGCGCCCCCGCCTCGAATTGCTGGCTCCACGGCCGCATGCCCTTGAGGCTCAGCTCCACCGTGTGCGGCGCCTTGCGGCCCACGCCCTCGAGCTTCAGAGGCGTGGTCCCCTTGGGCACGCCATCCACGATGACCTGGGCGCCGAGCGGCGTGGAGAACACCTCCAGTGGCGGAACCCGCGCCTTCCAGAGGAAGCCCAACACCCCCCCCACCAACGCCACCGCCACCACGCCGACGATCCAGAAGTACCGGGTCTTCAGCCCCGGCAGCCCCACTTGGCCGTTCGCGACGGTCGCGGTGACCACCGTACCGGTGCCCTCCGCCGTCACCCCTCCGCTCTCTGGCTTCGTCGCGTCGACGGAGGGAACCTCCTCGGGCACGGAAGGCCCCCCGTCCGCCGAAGCCTGCTCGGGCGCCGGCTCCTCCAGCGCTCGCCAGCGCTGCGTGGCGCTCCACCGGGACATCTGCTCACGGAAGCGCTCGGCCACCTGCGGGGGGCGTCCCAGCGCGGTGAGCTCGGCCTCGTACAGCACGCCCATCATGTGCTTCAGGGTGTGGGCCGGGAAATGCGGCGCCTTGGTGGCCATCCAGTGGGAGAGCTGGTGCTGCAGGGCCTCGGCGCTGGGGATGCGGTCGTCCCGCTTGAACGCCATGGCCTCCTCGAGGATGTCCACCAGCGTCGGGTCCAGGTCCGGGTTGAGCTGCAGCGCTGGGGTGAGCCGCCCCTGGACGATGCGCTGCATCACCGCGATCTCGGGCCCCTCCACCGGAAGGCGGCCACAGAGCATCTTGAAGAGCACCACCCCCACCGCATACACGTCCGAGCGCGCATCGAGCTGCTCGCCCATCGCCTGCTCTGGCGAGAAGTAGAGGTACTTGCCCTTCACCATCCCCGCCTCGGTCTCCGGGCGCCCGGCCAGCTTCGCCTTGGCCACGCCGAAGTCGGAGATCTTCACCTGGCCGTCGTAGCTGATGAGGACGTTGTCCGGAGAGATGTCGCGGTGGACCAGCCCCAGCGGCCTCCCATTCTCATCCGCGCGCGTGTGGGCGTGGTGCAGGCCCTTGCACATCTCGATGGCGATGTTGACCGCCAGCGGTGCGGGCAGCTTGGACAGGTTCATCGCCTGGGCCTTCTTCAGCACCCGCGACAGCGGCTGGCCCTCCACCAGCTCCATGGCCAGGAAGTACTCACCATTGACCTGACCGAAGTCGAAGACCTGGACGATGTTGCCGTGGTTGAGCCCCACCGAGATGCGGGCCTCGTGGATGAACAGCTCCACGAAGGCGGGGTTCTCGGCGTAGACGTCCAGCACCTTCTTGATGACGACGGGCTTGGTGATGCCGGGCGCGGCCGTGTAGCGCGCACGGTACACAATGGCCATTCCCCCCATGCCGAGGCGCTCGAGCAGCTCGTACTTGCCGAAGGGGGTGACGGGAGTGTCGTTCAAGCCGGAGGCCATTCTAGCAACGCTGGAAGCGGGACGTCCCGCTCCCTTCCCTCCGGGTTGGGTTTACACAGGATCCTGGATAAGCCGCAGGTGCGCGTGCAACGTGTCCGTGTGCAGGTAGAGGAACTGCGCATCGCCGAACGAGAGCGCGTCCCCGTCTCGCAGCTGGTGGTCCTGGTGGGGCGCGAGCAGCACGGCGTTGACGAAGGTGCCATTCATGGAGCCCGCGTCCCGCACCAGGCACCCGCCCAGCGACTCGCTCCAGCGCAGCCGGGCGTGGAGCTTGGAGACGGACGGGTCCTTCACCATGAGCATGCAGGTGTCCATCCGCCCCACGGTGAACTCCTCGCCGTCCACGCGGGGCTGGAGCAGGTGCACCTCCAGGTGCTGGAAGCCCTGCAGCATCGTCAGGAGGCGCTCGGCCAGCCGGGTGCGGCTCACCATCATCACCGTGCGGGCCTGCTCCAGCTGCAGCGCCACCTGCTGGAGCACGGGCTCCGGCGGCTGCTGGATGAGCGCCACCGGGCCAGAAGCGGCCCGAAAGGCCTCCAGGGGGGCCTCGGCAAAGGGACGGAGCTGCTGCACGGACGGCATACTTTCCCCAGGTTACTCCGCTGGAAGGCGCCTGCCCACCCCCATGGGTCGGGTAAGGTTTCTCCCATCCGGCACGACACGCCGGGGGAGGGATTCATGGCGAAGGCGAAGCATGTCCTGGCGATCGACCAGGGCACCACTGGGACTCACGTCACCATCCTCGATGCCCGGCTCCAGGTGGCCGGCAAGGCCTACCGCGAGTTCACCCAGCACTTCCCCAAGCCGTCCTGGGTGGAGCACGACCTGGAGGAAATTTGGGCCTCCAGCGAGTTCTGCATCTCCCGCGCCCTGAAGGACGCGGGGCTGAAGGGCACGGACATCGCCGCGGTGGGCATCACCAACCAGCGGGAGACGACGGGCCTGTGGCACCGGGGTACGGGCAAGCCGCTGGGGCACGCCATCGTCTGGCAGGACCGGCGCACGGCGGACATCTGCGCGCAGCTCAAGGCCAAGGGCGTGGAGCCGCGGGTGCGCGAGGTGACGGGGCTGGTGCTGGATCCGTACTTCTCCGGCACCAAGCTGACGTGGATGTTCGAACACCTCAAGGGCGCCCGGGCCCGCGCGGAGAAGGGCGACGTGTGCTTCGGCACCATCGACACGTGGCTCGTGTACAAGCTCACCGGCGGCCAGGCCCATGTCACGGATGTGTCAAACGCCAGCCGCACGCTGTTGATGGACCTGCGCACGATGCTGTGGGACGACGAGCTGCGCTCGCTGCTGGGCGTGCCGGCCGCGTGCTTGCCGCAGATCCGCGGCTCGGCGGAGGTGTACGGCACCACACGCGGAATGAAGAGCCTGCCGGACGGCATCCCCGTGTCCGGCATGGCGGGGGACCAACAGGCGGCCCTCTTCGGGCAAGCGTGCTTCGAGCCCGGCGAGTCCAAGTGCACCTACGGCACGGGCGCCTTCCTGCTGATGAACACGGGGGAGACGCCGGTGCGCTCCACGGCGGGCCTGCTAACGACGGTGGCGTGGCGGCTGGGCGAGCGGACCACGTATGCGCTGGAGGGCAGCTCCTTCATCGCGGGCGCCGCCGTGCAGTGGCTGCGGGACGGGCTCAAGGTCATCAAGCGCGCCCCGGACATCGAGGGGCTCGCCCAGAGCGTGAAGGACTCGGGGGACGTGGTCTTCGTGCCGGCGCTGGCAGGCCTGGGCGCGCCGCACTGGCGGCCCGAGGCGCGGGGCCTGTTCGCGGGCATGGACCGCTCCACCACGGTGGCGCACCTGGCGCGCGCGGTGCTGGAGGGCATCGCGCTGCAGATCCGCGACCTGGCGGACGCGATGCGCCATGACAGCGGGCGGGCCATTCCCTCCTTCAAGGTGGACGGGGGCGCAGCGGCCAACAACCTGCTGATGCAGTACCAGGCGGACGTGCTGGACACGCCGGTGGTGCGCCCGCGCAACCTGGAGACGACGAGCCTGGGCGCAGCGTTCCTGGGCGGCCTGGGCGCGGGGGTGTGGAGCAGCCCGGAGGCCATCCGCCGCGCGTGGAAGGCCGAGCGCACCTTCAAGCCGAAGATGAAGCCCGAGGTGCGTGAACGGCATCTGGCCAAATGGAAGCGGGCGGTAGAGCGCGCGTGAGCCGAATCGGGGTATGAATCTCCCGCTGCCGCCCCGTCCCGGGCCGGAGGGGCGGCCGAGGAGTCCTCCATGCTGAAGACCTGCCGCTTCCTCCTCCTCCTGGGAGTCCTGTGGGGGCTCACCGGGTGCCCGGACACCCCGTGCTTCGACGGCGGGGTCGGCGTCTTCCCGGGTGCGCAGCCCGGGGTCATCCTGGTGGGCGAGCCGGCGCGCCTGGAGGTCGCTCCCTCGGCGGTGAGCGCCTGTGGCCAACAGTTCGACACGACCCCCGAATCCCTCACAGTGGAGGTCTACGGCCCGGACAACCAGCCCGTGGCGAGCCAGGCCACGCTCGGCAATCCCACCTCGGCGCTGGCCATCGTGAAGTTCACCCCGGACAAGCCGGGCCGCTACCACGTCTTCGCCGCGTTCGATCCGGTGGGCGGCATCCAGCAGATGGACCTCTACGCCGCGAGGAACCGCTCCGCCGAGGCTCCCCTCTTCAACCTGCCCTCGCTGTGCACCTCGCTGGAGCGCACCCAGCGCGGCGGGTGGCTGTGTGATCTGCAGTTCCTCCGGGACGGCAAGCTGGTGAAGGGCTTCACCAGCGGGCGGCTGGCCGTGGCCGGGGATGTGGTGTGGGTGGCCTCCAGCGCGCAGGTGCAGCGCTACGTGGACACCGGGACGGAGCTGCTGCTGACGGCCAGCCGGAGCACCAACGTGAGCAGCGCCGAGTTCCTCCTGGCCACGGAGAACGAGCTGCTGATGCTGAGCAGCTCCGCGCTCGACCGCTTCGTCTATGACGGGACGCAGACGCTGAGCTTCCCGAGCTCGGTGCAGGTGCCCGTCACGTCCGAGAGAGTGGGCACCACGGGCCTGAGCGGCCTGCTGGTCCGCTCGGGAGACCGGTTGGGCCTCGTCACCCACGCGCCACCGAGCGGAGGCGTGCAGCCGTTCAACTCCTTCACCACCCAGGTCTGCTCCTACCGGCTCGAAGGGGAGCGCATCGTGCGCACGGCCGATCCATGCCAGACGTTCACCGGCAAGGTGGTGGGCTACGAGCCGGGCGTCCTCTGGGTCGGGACGCCGCTCTCCTTCGGCGAGCAGTTCTCGGATCTGCGCCGGCTGGAGTGGACGGCGGCGGGCATTGCGGAGCAGGCCTCGCTGCCGCTGGGACAGAACTTCCAGCTGTCGCCTCAGCCGTTCAGCCCGCGCAACTGGGTGGTGCCCGTCGTCATGTCGCCGGTCTCCACGGTGGGCTTTGCCAACCGCGTGACCGTGGCGGTGTACTCGCCGGAGCGGCGCTCCATCCTCCTGGAGATGCTGGACACCGAGCTGACCAACCCCAGCGCCTCGGGGAGCCTGCTGTGGACAGGGCCCTCCTCGGGACCGTTGACGCCCCGAGTCCGCGTCCGGCCGACGACACCGTGACGGAGCGGGTGTGTTCCCTGCTCCTTTCCGAGCCGCACGGAGGTAGAAAGGCGCCATGGCCTACGACCGCACGCTGCTCACCGCCGAGGCGCTGCAGACCTTCCTCACCCAGCACCCGGGCTGGAAGCACGAGGGAGGGATGATCCGCCGCACCTACGAGGCGCCCACCTTCCTGGCGGGCATCGCCTTCGTGAACAAGGTGGCCCAGGCCGCGGAGGCGGCGGACCACCACCCGGACATCGACATCCGCTGGCGCAAGGTGACGCTGGCGCTCGTCACGCATGATGCGGGAGGCCTGACGTGGAGGGACACGAAGCTGGCGGAGGCGGCGGACGGTCTCTTCGCCGAGGTGACGGCTTCAACCCCCGCGTAGAGCCGTCTCTCATGCGCACTTTGGCCCTGCTGTCGTTCACCGCTGTGCTGGCCCTGGCGCCCCGAGCCTGGGGCCAGGAGGAGGAGCCCCCGGTAGAGCCCCGGCAGGAGCGGCTGTACGTGAACTCGGGGGTGCTGCAGGGCTCCACGCGCATGGTGGGCATGGGCGGGGCGTACGCGGGCATCGCCGAGGGAACGGCGGGCTTCGCGAGCAACCTGGCCGCGCTGGCGCACCGGGGGCCGCAGCTGGATCGGGACTGGGACGTGGGGGTGACGCTGTCGTGGTTGGACGTGCCGCTGTCGAAGCGGCGCGGGCAGGACCTGGACAACGATGGGCTGCCGGATGAGGCGCCCGGCAGCTCGCAGCTGCTGTTCGGCCTGCTGCTGCAATACAAGGAATACGGCCTGGGCACATTCCTGCGGAGGCGCACGGTGAACTACTGCGCCACGGAGGCGTGCTTGGAGAACGACACCATCAGCGTGGAGGTGACACAGTCGGCGCTGGCGGGGGCGCTGGCGCTGGGGCAGGACGAGTTCATCGTCTCGCTGGGCATCTACACGGCGCTGGCGGCGCTGAGCCAGGGCAAGGAGAAGTGGGAGTACGGGGGCACGGGCATCTCGCTGGACCTGCTCTTCCGGCCGCAGGGGAGGCCCTACCGGGTGGGGATTGCCGTGCGGCCGCAGGTGGTGGGCGGCTGGAGGCAGAAGGAGGGCCAGGAGCCAGTGCTGGCGGGGCGGCCCATCTACTCGGCGGTGGTGGCTCCGGCGACGCTGTCGCTGGGGGTGAGCTATCGCTTCGGAGAGGGGGCGGAGCGCTACAACCGGCTGTCTCCGGCGGCGCGGCGGCAGCTCATCGCAGCGGGGGCGCATTATGTGCCCGCCGAGGAGTCACCGGACGCGCCTGCGGGGAACTTCCTGGTGTCGGCGCAGGTGGATTTGATCTCGAGTGTGGAGAACGGGGTGGCCCTGCGCTCGGTGACGGCGTTCGGAGAGCCGGAGCCGGTGGGACGCACGACGCTGTTCCAGCCGCACCTGGGAGCCGAGCACGACTCGTGGCCGGGCCGGGTGCGCACGCGGCTGGGGATCTTCGTGGAGCCCTCGGCCTTCAATGGACAGGTGCCCCGGCCACACCTCACGGGCGGGTTCGAGGTGTTCCTGTTCCGGTACTGGGAAGACTGGGCGGTGAGTGCCTCGTTCGATTTGGCGCGGCGCTACTCGAACGTGGGCTTCTCCTTGGGGTTCTGGCGGTAGACCTGAGCGTTACTGCGCCGAGTGGTTCACCCGTTCTGCTCAAGCTCCTCAAGGCCTGGTAGGTCCGAGAGGCGAGTGGCCTTCAGAGCCCTCTCGAACCATAGGTCCAAGGTCGCCAAGTCCCTGCAGGCCAGGATTCTCTGGCGGGTGCCTTCGTCCAAGGCAATGCCTCGTGAGGTCAGGATCCGCAGCAGGTACGCCGAGCGCCCTTGAGCTTCCCCTTCGGCCACTCCTTTGACGCGTGCTTCTTCGAGGGCCGGTGTTTTAAAGGGCATCTTCGTTTCCTCCGCTCGCTGTTCCTTGCTCATTGAATCTAACACGCTCCACAGAGCGTCCAGGGCTCCCTCGGCCCCTACCCTGTGCAGGTAATGTGCTGCAGCGCGCAGACCTTCCTGCCCTTCCGGAGAGACCAACACTTCCGCCAACACCGGGCGCCAGTTCTCCAGCAGCAAGGCCAATTGTTCAGAGGCGCCCGAGCGCAGCAGCAGCCACGTCAGCACCACCACCGGTGGAGCAGCCCGAGCTCGCAAGGCCTCCTCCCTCTCAGCCGTCAAGTTGTCCAGCCGGTACTCGAAGCGCGGCACCAATTCGCGCCAGATCTCCGAAGCCTCACTGGGCAATTGGAACAACTCCTCCATTCGCCGCGCCGCCGTCCACCGTCCCTCCGACCCGTGGTACATGACGACAGGCAAGATGACCGGCAGCGTGTCGCTCTCCGGGTGCTCCTGAAGCCAACGCTCCAGCTGCCGCATCACGTACCGCAGCATTCGGAACGCCATCCACTTGTCCACGGACGACTGGTGCTCCAGCAACAGATAGAGCAGCAGCGGCTCTCCCCCATGCAGCCGCGCTGAGAACAGCAGATCGCTCTGGCGCTCCCGCAGCTCCGCGTCCACCACGCTCCCTGACTCGCGATGCAGGCTGCTCCAGTCCACTTGCGCCACCACCTCCGGTGGCAACACCGCGCGCAACTCCGCCGCCGCCCGCTCTGGGTGGTCGAAGGTGTAGCGCACCAACAAGTCATGAGGGCCCGGCATGCAGGGCACGACTCAGCACGTCGTGTGCCAGCGTCACGACGCTCCAAGTCCCCGTACTGCCAAGCGCACGAGGAGGTCGTCCGTGACTCCATCGCAGATTCGCGTCTCTCCCCGTGGACGGTGAATCCACCGAGGTGGACGGTGGCCGGTTCATGCTGACGGCGGGAACGGGATCCTGGGAGACTCGTGGCCTCACATGAGGACGACCCTCTTCACGGTCTTGGCGCTCTTAGGGTTCGCGGCCAACTCGCTGCTGTGCCGGGCCGCGCTGGCCGGTGGCGGGCGCTTCATCGACGCGGCGAGCTTCACTGGAGTGCGGCTGGTGTCCGGTGCCCTCATGCTGGGCCTCCTGCTGCGGTTGCGCGGAGGGCGCTATCAGGGCGGCTCGTGGGGCTCGGCCCTGGCGCTGTTCACCTACGCTGCGGGCTTCTCTCTCGCGTACATGCGCATCCCCGCGGGCGTGGGCGCCCTGCTTCTCTTCGGGTGCGTGCAGGCGACGATGCTCGGCACGGGGCTCGTGCGGGGCGAACGCCCGAGACCCCTCGAGTGGGCAGGGCTGCTGCTGGCGCTCGGTGGGCTCGTGGGACTGGCGGCTCCCGGTGCCACGGCTCCGGACTTCGTAGGCGCGGCGTTGATGGCCGGAGCCGGAGTCGCCTGGGGCGTGTACTCACTGCGAGGGCGCGGAAGCACCCACCCGCTCGCGGCCACGGCCCAGAACTTCCTGCTCAGTGTTCCCCTGGCCCTGGCACTGTCAGCTGTGAGCACCGCACTTCAGAGCGCACCGCATGCCACCCCTCGGGGCGTGGTGCTCGCCATCGCCTCGGGAGCGCTCGCGTCGGGCGTGGGCTACAGCCTGTGGTACGCGGCGCTACCGCACCTCACGGCGACCCGAGCCGCCATTATCCAGCTCTCGGTGCCTGTGCTCGCGGCCACGGGCGGAGTGTTGCTGCTCGGCGAGCAGTTGACGGTACGGCTTGTGGGTGCAGGGACAGCGCTGCTGTGCGGCGTACTCCTGGCCCTGGCCGCGCGCTGGCGCAAATCCATAGAGACCGCGAAGGGGCACCGATGACGCACACGCGATGGCACCAATGGATGCTCCTGGGCGTCCTGCTATGGAGCACCTGGACTGCAGCCGCTCCTGCCACTCCCAGCGGCGTCTCCCGCTCGCATGGGTTGATGCCAGTCCCTGCCTCGCTCCAGTTCCGAGAAGGACGCCTACCCCTCACCGCCGCGTTCTCCCTCAGCGTGCGAGGCCCCGTGGACCGCCGGCTGGAGACCGCCCTCCAGCGCATGCTCCGGCGCCTCGAAGGACGCACAGGCCTGACCCTCTCGCGCGAGCCCACCGAGCCCGAGAAGGCCACCCTGCTCGTCGAGGTGAAGTCACCGGGAAACCCACTCCCCACCCTGGGAGACGACGAGTCCTACACGCTCGAAGTGGACGGGAACCGCGCGACGCTCCGAGCCGCTCAAGTCGTCGGCGCCCTGCGAGGCATCGAGACCCTCCTTCAGCTTCTCCAGGGAGACCGAGACGGCTGGTTCCTGCCCGCCGTGGCCCTCTCCGACCGGCCGCGCTTCCCCTGGCGAGGGCTGCTCATCGACGTCAGCCGCCACTGGCTGCCGCTGGAGGTGCTCAAGCGCAACCTCGATGGCATGGCGGCAGTGAAGCTCAACGTGCTCCACCTGCACCTCACCGATGATCAGGGCTTCCGCGTCGAGAGCCGCCGCTTCCCCCGCCTCCACGAGCTGGGCTCGGATGGCCTCTACTTCACCCAGCAGCAGCTGCGCGAGCTCATCGCCTACGCCGCCGACCGGGGCATCCGCGTCGTGCCCGAGTTCGACATGCCGGGCCACGTCACGAGCTGGCTCGTGGGCCACTCGGAGCTGGCGAGCGTCCCAGGCCCGTACTCCATCGAGCGCAAGTGGGGCATCTTCGACCCGACGCTCGACCCCACGCGCGAGGAGGTGTACCCGTTCCTCGACGCCTTCCTCGGCGAGATGGCGGAGCTGTTCCCCGATGCCTGGATGCACATCGGCGGGGACGAGAACACGGGCAACCACTGGCGGGTGAACCCCGCCATCCAGTCCTTCATGGCGAGCCGAGGCCTCGCCGACTCGCACGCGCTCCAAACGTACTTCGGAGACCGCGTCGCGAAGATCCTCCAGAAGCACGGCAAGCGCATGATGGGCTGGGACGA
This window of the Hyalangium minutum genome carries:
- a CDS encoding serine/threonine protein kinase, yielding MNDTPVTPFGKYELLERLGMGGMAIVYRARYTAAPGITKPVVIKKVLDVYAENPAFVELFIHEARISVGLNHGNIVQVFDFGQVNGEYFLAMELVEGQPLSRVLKKAQAMNLSKLPAPLAVNIAIEMCKGLHHAHTRADENGRPLGLVHRDISPDNVLISYDGQVKISDFGVAKAKLAGRPETEAGMVKGKYLYFSPEQAMGEQLDARSDVYAVGVVLFKMLCGRLPVEGPEIAVMQRIVQGRLTPALQLNPDLDPTLVDILEEAMAFKRDDRIPSAEALQHQLSHWMATKAPHFPAHTLKHMMGVLYEAELTALGRPPQVAERFREQMSRWSATQRWRALEEPAPEQASADGGPSVPEEVPSVDATKPESGGVTAEGTGTVVTATVANGQVGLPGLKTRYFWIVGVVAVALVGGVLGFLWKARVPPLEVFSTPLGAQVIVDGVPKGTTPLKLEGVGRKAPHTVELSLKGMRPWSQQFEAGALATRLDVTLEPIPPPPVPAPEPASAPVTPVAAAVAQSASLVGESFATRFGTEQVPARFTLEEKWHSFSTTSRSLQQALDPAQSYTVWMSGSYTGDAPISEQDLRQGMSLFSARSVQVFVFLEGEGIPDAERLFMATPRPHALPKARKLHAFVLVGITSEKNVDRNLTLHVRDNATKAVQHLKLESRRFAHQVALENRYSVRKLDPESWYAVDFLPREGVPSSAVAVLVVPTKTGKIQVNGQLTGELRYALRPGRYTLQGARELWFALPRSEEDGQAQMEVSVTAIPPPPPAPPVDVREVTPEEAGAVIEEMGPGH
- a CDS encoding FHA domain-containing protein: MPSVQQLRPFAEAPLEAFRAASGPVALIQQPPEPVLQQVALQLEQARTVMMVSRTRLAERLLTMLQGFQHLEVHLLQPRVDGEEFTVGRMDTCMLMVKDPSVSKLHARLRWSESLGGCLVRDAGSMNGTFVNAVLLAPHQDHQLRDGDALSFGDAQFLYLHTDTLHAHLRLIQDPV
- the glpK gene encoding glycerol kinase GlpK; the encoded protein is MAKAKHVLAIDQGTTGTHVTILDARLQVAGKAYREFTQHFPKPSWVEHDLEEIWASSEFCISRALKDAGLKGTDIAAVGITNQRETTGLWHRGTGKPLGHAIVWQDRRTADICAQLKAKGVEPRVREVTGLVLDPYFSGTKLTWMFEHLKGARARAEKGDVCFGTIDTWLVYKLTGGQAHVTDVSNASRTLLMDLRTMLWDDELRSLLGVPAACLPQIRGSAEVYGTTRGMKSLPDGIPVSGMAGDQQAALFGQACFEPGESKCTYGTGAFLLMNTGETPVRSTAGLLTTVAWRLGERTTYALEGSSFIAGAAVQWLRDGLKVIKRAPDIEGLAQSVKDSGDVVFVPALAGLGAPHWRPEARGLFAGMDRSTTVAHLARAVLEGIALQIRDLADAMRHDSGRAIPSFKVDGGAAANNLLMQYQADVLDTPVVRPRNLETTSLGAAFLGGLGAGVWSSPEAIRRAWKAERTFKPKMKPEVRERHLAKWKRAVERA
- a CDS encoding 4a-hydroxytetrahydrobiopterin dehydratase, encoding MAYDRTLLTAEALQTFLTQHPGWKHEGGMIRRTYEAPTFLAGIAFVNKVAQAAEAADHHPDIDIRWRKVTLALVTHDAGGLTWRDTKLAEAADGLFAEVTASTPA
- a CDS encoding Rpn family recombination-promoting nuclease/putative transposase, encoding MPGPHDLLVRYTFDHPERAAAELRAVLPPEVVAQVDWSSLHRESGSVVDAELRERQSDLLFSARLHGGEPLLLYLLLEHQSSVDKWMAFRMLRYVMRQLERWLQEHPESDTLPVILPVVMYHGSEGRWTAARRMEELFQLPSEASEIWRELVPRFEYRLDNLTAEREEALRARAAPPVVVLTWLLLRSGASEQLALLLENWRPVLAEVLVSPEGQEGLRAAAHYLHRVGAEGALDALWSVLDSMSKEQRAEETKMPFKTPALEEARVKGVAEGEAQGRSAYLLRILTSRGIALDEGTRQRILACRDLATLDLWFERALKATRLSDLPGLEELEQNG
- a CDS encoding DMT family transporter; this translates as MRTTLFTVLALLGFAANSLLCRAALAGGGRFIDAASFTGVRLVSGALMLGLLLRLRGGRYQGGSWGSALALFTYAAGFSLAYMRIPAGVGALLLFGCVQATMLGTGLVRGERPRPLEWAGLLLALGGLVGLAAPGATAPDFVGAALMAGAGVAWGVYSLRGRGSTHPLAATAQNFLLSVPLALALSAVSTALQSAPHATPRGVVLAIASGALASGVGYSLWYAALPHLTATRAAIIQLSVPVLAATGGVLLLGEQLTVRLVGAGTALLCGVLLALAARWRKSIETAKGHR
- a CDS encoding beta-N-acetylhexosaminidase — its product is MTHTRWHQWMLLGVLLWSTWTAAAPATPSGVSRSHGLMPVPASLQFREGRLPLTAAFSLSVRGPVDRRLETALQRMLRRLEGRTGLTLSREPTEPEKATLLVEVKSPGNPLPTLGDDESYTLEVDGNRATLRAAQVVGALRGIETLLQLLQGDRDGWFLPAVALSDRPRFPWRGLLIDVSRHWLPLEVLKRNLDGMAAVKLNVLHLHLTDDQGFRVESRRFPRLHELGSDGLYFTQQQLRELIAYAADRGIRVVPEFDMPGHVTSWLVGHSELASVPGPYSIERKWGIFDPTLDPTREEVYPFLDAFLGEMAELFPDAWMHIGGDENTGNHWRVNPAIQSFMASRGLADSHALQTYFGDRVAKILQKHGKRMMGWDEILHPTLPKDAVVQTWRGPKALAESAKQGYAGILSWGYYLDHMLPAGLHYTVDPLPADGKRMAEEANRWIPVSWYHRFQFKPPETSVREKDAPRVLGGEACMWSEFADTETIDSRIWPRLAAVAERLWSPREVTDVQDMYRRLELLRVQLEEHGLLHERTREVLLRRLAGAANPGPLRVLAELVEPVKFYDRPVQFQAATQGMPLTRLVDAARPESPEARALRTSVDELLSDAPRFARNAERLTQAFSQWRELHPELSHLLERSPALHEVRPLGEGLLALAQTGQEALSSIRSGTAPRVGWREEALQRINEAARPQGQVEFAIIQPLRELVLAAVLQPEATTLSAAAWHAWVKAEALAAIPKPPEKKK